A stretch of Leucobacter aridicollis DNA encodes these proteins:
- a CDS encoding IclR family transcriptional regulator: MQGTSQHDDGYLLRPQTASQKTLAVLEAALLNTRFTDIVDAAELPKSTVHRILAMLIGSGFISGDAEHGYRAGKRFTFLAGRTLSELDIVALAEPIVADLVASTQCTVHIGEAASEEVSYLFGAESQRPYRVHSRAGRSAWLHTTGLGKAVLAHRTEEEVHSYAERTGLPAQTEATLTEVDALLHELEQVAERGYALDLEEHEVGTVCVSAPIFNHRGEPAYSLSISSLVVTHPDDSIGRFGPSAVAAAADISELLGARR, encoded by the coding sequence ATGCAAGGCACGAGCCAGCACGACGACGGGTACCTGCTGCGGCCGCAAACCGCGAGTCAAAAAACCCTTGCAGTGCTTGAAGCTGCCCTGCTGAACACCAGGTTTACCGACATCGTTGACGCTGCCGAGCTCCCGAAGTCGACCGTGCACCGCATCCTCGCGATGCTCATCGGTTCGGGATTCATTTCGGGCGACGCCGAGCACGGCTATCGCGCGGGTAAGCGGTTCACATTCCTCGCTGGCCGCACGCTCTCCGAGCTCGACATCGTCGCGCTCGCGGAGCCGATCGTCGCCGATCTCGTCGCGTCGACTCAGTGCACCGTGCACATTGGCGAGGCTGCCTCCGAGGAGGTCTCCTACCTGTTCGGGGCAGAGTCCCAGCGCCCGTATCGCGTGCACTCGCGGGCCGGCAGGTCCGCCTGGCTGCACACCACTGGGCTCGGCAAGGCGGTGCTCGCGCACCGCACCGAGGAGGAGGTGCACAGCTACGCCGAGCGCACCGGACTGCCGGCCCAGACCGAGGCGACGCTCACCGAGGTCGACGCGCTCCTGCACGAACTCGAACAGGTCGCCGAACGTGGCTACGCGCTCGATCTCGAAGAGCACGAGGTTGGCACCGTGTGCGTGTCGGCCCCGATCTTCAACCACCGCGGCGAGCCCGCGTACAGCCTGTCGATCTCGTCACTCGTGGTGACGCACCCTGACGATTCGATCGGCCGGTTCGGCCCGAGCGCAGTCGCCGCTGCCGCTGACATCTCGGAGCTGCTCGGCGCCCGTCGCTAG
- a CDS encoding GntR family transcriptional regulator, with translation MTSFAFEVDPASATPPFRQLHDAVVRAVHSGDLLPGSRLPTVRGLAADLGLAANTVASAYRALEEAGIVEGRGRAGTFVALGDDPIEASAREIANRAARELAALGVDRARALTLVGEAFDAR, from the coding sequence ATGACGAGCTTTGCGTTCGAGGTCGACCCCGCGTCTGCGACTCCCCCGTTCCGGCAGCTGCACGACGCGGTGGTGCGCGCCGTGCACTCGGGCGACCTCCTGCCGGGGTCGCGCCTCCCGACAGTGCGCGGGCTCGCCGCCGACCTCGGCCTCGCCGCGAACACCGTCGCGTCCGCCTACCGGGCACTCGAGGAGGCCGGCATCGTCGAGGGCCGCGGGCGGGCGGGCACCTTCGTCGCGCTCGGCGACGACCCGATCGAGGCCAGCGCGCGCGAGATCGCGAACCGCGCCGCGCGGGAGCTCGCCGCACTCGGTGTGGATCGGGCCCGCGCGCTCACGCTGGTCGGCGAGGCGTTCGACGCGCGCTGA
- a CDS encoding APC family permease: MSQSTTQKADAGLREGVMSGPELAAQAIASIAPSAVIAFTAASIFLGAGSGTMFAFVLATIVILCVGYIISMFAKRHASAGSLYTYVAQGLGPAGAFAAGVALLIGSWGIAAGSLGGAVSYMSDLFVIFGIESAGSTPWLIALAVIIGGGATFFTIRGIRISARISLVLELLSVAIILVLLVTALIVLGDAAWDPSQFSFEGVPFQGVAAGMVLGILGFVGFSSADALGREAKDPKKAIPRAIMWSAVAVGVLYVFSAYTQIAVLGDELGEVASPLQAVAEKVNMPGWFTPILVFGVAASFFAVVVAPLNVVGRIIYVMGKEGMVPERFGRTHETHLTPHRVLLIAGPAAIVLDIILLLAGTHPMDITVWVDTYGTYGYMVAYSLVAIAGVVYTTREGIKNRMIWVTATVAVVAMAYVFVANVYPVPAFPLNVIPYLFVITMLAAFSRYWWIKAKRPAVLDRVGKTHVEEMAGIG, from the coding sequence ATGTCCCAGTCCACCACCCAGAAGGCTGACGCCGGCCTCCGCGAAGGGGTCATGTCCGGCCCCGAACTCGCGGCGCAGGCCATCGCGAGCATCGCGCCCAGCGCGGTCATCGCGTTCACTGCAGCGTCGATCTTCCTCGGCGCTGGCAGCGGCACCATGTTCGCGTTCGTGCTCGCCACGATCGTCATCCTGTGTGTCGGCTACATCATCAGCATGTTCGCGAAGCGCCACGCTTCGGCGGGCTCGCTGTACACCTACGTCGCGCAGGGTCTCGGCCCGGCCGGCGCGTTCGCCGCTGGCGTCGCGCTCCTCATCGGCTCGTGGGGCATCGCCGCGGGCTCGCTCGGCGGCGCCGTCTCGTACATGTCCGACCTGTTCGTGATCTTCGGCATCGAGTCCGCTGGCTCGACGCCGTGGCTCATCGCCCTCGCCGTCATCATCGGCGGCGGCGCGACCTTCTTCACGATCCGCGGCATCCGTATCTCGGCGCGCATCTCGCTCGTCCTCGAACTACTCTCCGTCGCGATCATCCTCGTGCTGCTCGTCACCGCACTCATCGTGCTCGGCGACGCTGCGTGGGATCCCTCGCAGTTCTCCTTCGAGGGCGTGCCGTTCCAGGGCGTCGCAGCCGGCATGGTGCTCGGCATCCTCGGCTTCGTCGGATTCTCCTCGGCTGACGCCCTCGGGCGCGAGGCGAAGGATCCGAAGAAGGCGATCCCCCGCGCGATCATGTGGAGCGCCGTCGCCGTTGGCGTGCTCTACGTGTTCTCCGCTTACACGCAGATCGCCGTGCTCGGCGACGAGCTCGGCGAGGTCGCAAGCCCGCTGCAGGCGGTCGCGGAAAAGGTCAACATGCCCGGTTGGTTCACGCCGATCCTCGTATTCGGCGTCGCCGCGTCGTTCTTCGCCGTCGTCGTCGCGCCGCTAAACGTCGTCGGCCGCATCATCTACGTGATGGGCAAGGAGGGCATGGTGCCCGAGCGCTTCGGCCGCACCCACGAGACCCACCTCACCCCGCACCGCGTGCTGCTCATCGCGGGACCGGCAGCGATCGTGCTCGACATCATCCTGCTGCTCGCCGGGACGCACCCGATGGATATCACCGTCTGGGTCGACACCTACGGCACGTACGGATACATGGTCGCGTACTCGCTCGTGGCGATCGCCGGCGTCGTGTACACGACGCGCGAAGGCATCAAGAACCGCATGATCTGGGTGACGGCGACGGTCGCTGTCGTCGCGATGGCCTACGTGTTCGTGGCGAACGTCTACCCCGTGCCCGCGTTCCCGCTGAACGTGATCCCGTACCTCTTCGTGATCACGATGCTCGCCGCGTTCTCGCGCTACTGGTGGATCAAGGCGAAGCGCCCCGCCGTGCTCGACCGCGTCGGCAAGACCCACGTCGAGGAGATGGCCGGCATCGGCTAG
- a CDS encoding alcohol dehydrogenase catalytic domain-containing protein, whose amino-acid sequence MKAVVFREPNTRVAVADVTLAPPKAGEVRVKIAAAGVCHSDLHVKRGEWEAPAPMVMGHEGSGVVVELGEGVTSLAVGDHVVLSWVPPCGECRYCLQGHEARCQKVAQVINAKGSLFDGTSRLSIEGEEGEAEPLHHYLGVSSFAEEVVVPASGAIKVRDDAPLDVIAVVGCAVATGVGAVMNTAAVEPGSTVAVIGCGGVGLNVVQGAKLAGAERIIAIDVVADKTAMAMQFGATDRIDASEGNAVEQLFELIPDGVDYAFDAIGRTVTTEQAIQMLGLGGAAVIVGLPPTGAKASFEPLVLAEADQRILGSNYGSVRPSIDIPALVDRYMDGQLKLDPLISGRRSLDEAADALDDLASGGVLRTLLIP is encoded by the coding sequence ATGAAGGCAGTCGTCTTTCGCGAGCCAAACACCCGCGTCGCCGTCGCCGACGTCACACTCGCACCGCCGAAAGCGGGCGAGGTTCGAGTGAAGATCGCTGCGGCCGGGGTGTGCCACTCCGACCTGCACGTCAAGCGCGGCGAGTGGGAAGCCCCCGCGCCGATGGTCATGGGCCACGAGGGATCCGGCGTCGTCGTCGAGCTCGGCGAAGGCGTGACCTCGCTCGCCGTTGGCGACCACGTCGTGCTCAGCTGGGTGCCGCCGTGCGGCGAGTGCCGCTACTGCCTGCAGGGGCACGAGGCGCGCTGCCAGAAGGTCGCGCAGGTCATCAACGCGAAGGGCTCGCTGTTTGACGGCACCTCGCGCCTGAGCATCGAGGGCGAGGAGGGTGAGGCGGAGCCGCTGCACCACTACCTCGGGGTCTCGTCGTTCGCCGAGGAGGTCGTCGTTCCAGCCTCGGGCGCGATCAAGGTCCGCGACGACGCACCGCTCGACGTCATCGCCGTCGTCGGCTGCGCGGTCGCGACCGGCGTCGGCGCCGTCATGAACACCGCCGCCGTCGAGCCGGGCTCGACCGTCGCCGTCATCGGCTGCGGTGGCGTCGGCCTGAACGTCGTGCAGGGCGCCAAGCTCGCGGGCGCCGAGCGCATCATCGCGATCGACGTCGTCGCCGACAAGACGGCCATGGCGATGCAGTTCGGCGCGACCGACCGCATCGACGCATCCGAGGGCAACGCGGTCGAGCAGCTCTTCGAGCTCATCCCCGACGGCGTCGACTACGCGTTCGACGCGATCGGCCGCACCGTCACCACCGAGCAGGCGATCCAGATGCTCGGCCTCGGCGGCGCCGCCGTGATCGTTGGGCTGCCGCCCACCGGCGCAAAGGCATCGTTCGAGCCGCTCGTGCTCGCGGAGGCAGACCAGCGCATCCTCGGTTCGAACTACGGCTCGGTACGTCCGTCGATCGACATCCCCGCGCTCGTGGACCGCTACATGGACGGGCAGCTCAAGCTCGATCCGCTCATCTCCGGCCGCCGGTCGCTCGACGAAGCCGCCGACGCCCTCGACGATCTCGCTTCAGGCGGCGTGCTGCGCACGCTGCTCATCCCGTAA
- a CDS encoding PucR family transcriptional regulator, which yields MSFDVRTVTRVVGGAYVDNGMSDYTPCEGLARVGEYVVVASAELATLVTGTVAELGARFAQGSEAAAVTARAVFVSHDDTPRLRQLLAAHGMSAVLGAAASGDALHYRLAALLADDRAATDRLVASGTRVLTQVARRGGATAVMAELAHRIDGWAVLLDAHGQLIASAGAGRLHLDDAKAVALGTPVRVRHPGLQTHQVGSDLDFTGYLVVASRSSATSRIRDLASQAAALFDLVLRTRDPSVTEHLGREALLEILHAGGSPATQLLRKWGVREIELTAFVLGTRTRTVDLERLVERWLDELGVEHIFVGEPGIVRGFVPEHLVGDLVALAAGFEPLGATSLHLGVGSAAPIDTLGRSAVQARQAFDAAFDAGASAQRYAELPTVDFVLDVISDDHRTQLGGVLDELRDERGEHGELLETLLVFLSENGAHRASAARLGIHRQTLVSRIHRVEELTGLSMARPDDRAAAWLALRALGHEAFTQ from the coding sequence ATGAGCTTCGACGTGCGAACCGTGACCCGGGTCGTTGGTGGCGCCTATGTCGATAACGGCATGAGCGACTACACGCCGTGCGAGGGCCTCGCCCGCGTTGGCGAGTACGTGGTGGTCGCGAGCGCGGAACTCGCGACGCTCGTGACCGGAACCGTGGCGGAGCTCGGGGCGCGATTCGCGCAGGGGAGTGAGGCGGCTGCCGTTACCGCGCGCGCGGTATTCGTGAGCCACGACGACACGCCTCGGCTGCGGCAGCTGCTCGCGGCGCACGGCATGAGCGCCGTCCTCGGGGCCGCGGCCTCGGGCGACGCCCTCCACTACCGGCTCGCCGCGCTGCTCGCCGACGACAGGGCCGCAACGGACAGGCTCGTCGCCTCCGGAACGCGCGTGCTCACCCAGGTGGCCCGCCGCGGCGGCGCGACCGCGGTCATGGCGGAGCTCGCGCACCGGATCGACGGCTGGGCCGTGCTGCTCGACGCCCACGGCCAGCTCATCGCCAGCGCCGGAGCTGGCAGGCTCCACCTTGACGACGCGAAGGCCGTCGCGCTCGGGACGCCCGTGCGCGTGCGGCATCCCGGGCTCCAGACCCACCAGGTCGGGTCCGACCTTGACTTCACCGGGTACCTCGTCGTCGCGTCACGGTCGAGCGCGACGAGCAGGATCCGCGACCTTGCCTCGCAGGCCGCCGCGCTCTTCGATCTCGTGCTGCGCACGCGTGACCCGTCCGTCACCGAGCACCTCGGCCGCGAGGCCCTCCTCGAGATCCTCCACGCGGGCGGTAGCCCGGCGACGCAGCTGCTGCGCAAGTGGGGGGTGCGCGAGATCGAGCTCACCGCGTTCGTGCTCGGGACCCGGACCCGGACGGTCGATCTCGAGCGGCTCGTCGAGCGCTGGCTCGACGAGCTCGGCGTCGAGCACATCTTCGTCGGCGAGCCAGGCATCGTGCGCGGTTTCGTGCCCGAGCATCTCGTCGGCGACCTCGTCGCGCTCGCCGCGGGGTTCGAGCCGCTCGGCGCAACCTCGCTGCACCTCGGGGTCGGGTCCGCGGCGCCGATCGACACGCTCGGCCGGAGCGCCGTCCAGGCGCGGCAGGCGTTCGACGCCGCGTTTGACGCGGGCGCCAGCGCCCAGCGCTACGCGGAGCTGCCGACAGTCGACTTCGTACTCGACGTGATCTCTGACGATCACCGCACCCAGCTGGGCGGGGTGCTCGACGAGCTGCGCGACGAGCGCGGCGAGCACGGGGAGCTGCTCGAGACGCTGCTCGTGTTCCTGTCGGAGAACGGCGCGCACCGGGCGAGCGCCGCGCGGCTCGGCATTCACCGGCAGACGCTGGTCTCGAGAATCCACCGCGTCGAGGAGCTCACCGGCCTCTCGATGGCGCGGCCGGACGATCGCGCGGCAGCCTGGCTCGCGCTCCGGGCGCTCGGACACGAGGCGTTCACGCAATAG
- a CDS encoding Ppx/GppA phosphatase family protein, giving the protein MRLGVIDVGSNTVHLLVVDAHPGASPNPYHSQRSTLRLMRYLDDDGAISEEGVTRIIAAIADAVRTVQEIGVDDLLATATSAIREAANGEEVLARIERETGLKLDVLSGEDEARITMLAVRRWLGWSAGEILLFDIGGGSFEIAQGADEYPDVQVSLPLGAGRSTILYLPEDPPTAEGISRLRAHAREEFTRVRKEMFKGRPKPKRVVGTSKTIRSLARLIGGPPDPATGDLAELHYAGLREWEPTLRDMPGSVREYLPGITPERGYQIMAGAVVLRTAMKVFDVSTLTISPWALREGIVLRYIDALDGRGTDPVSEDG; this is encoded by the coding sequence ATGCGACTCGGAGTCATCGACGTAGGTTCGAATACCGTTCATCTCCTCGTGGTTGACGCCCATCCCGGCGCGAGCCCCAACCCGTACCACTCGCAGCGCTCGACGCTGCGGCTCATGCGCTATCTCGACGATGACGGCGCGATCAGCGAGGAGGGCGTCACCCGCATCATCGCCGCGATCGCGGACGCGGTGCGGACGGTGCAGGAGATCGGCGTCGACGACCTGCTCGCGACCGCGACCTCGGCGATCCGCGAGGCCGCCAACGGCGAGGAGGTGCTCGCGCGCATCGAGCGCGAGACCGGCCTGAAGCTCGACGTGCTCTCTGGCGAGGACGAGGCGCGGATCACGATGCTCGCCGTGCGCCGGTGGCTCGGATGGTCGGCGGGCGAGATCCTGCTCTTCGACATCGGCGGCGGTTCGTTCGAGATCGCGCAGGGCGCCGACGAGTACCCGGACGTGCAGGTCTCGCTGCCGCTCGGGGCGGGGCGCTCGACGATCCTGTACCTCCCCGAGGACCCGCCGACCGCCGAGGGCATCTCCCGGCTGCGCGCGCACGCCCGCGAGGAGTTCACGCGGGTGCGCAAAGAGATGTTCAAGGGGAGGCCGAAGCCGAAGCGTGTCGTCGGCACCTCGAAGACGATCCGCTCGCTCGCGCGCCTCATCGGCGGACCGCCGGATCCCGCGACCGGCGACCTCGCCGAGCTGCACTACGCCGGCCTGCGCGAGTGGGAGCCGACCCTCCGCGACATGCCTGGCTCCGTTCGCGAGTACCTGCCGGGGATCACGCCCGAGCGTGGCTACCAGATCATGGCGGGCGCGGTCGTGCTCCGCACCGCGATGAAGGTGTTCGATGTCTCGACGCTCACGATCTCGCCGTGGGCGTTGCGCGAGGGGATCGTGCTGCGCTACATCGACGCGCTCGATGGCCGCGGAACCGACCCGGTCTCCGAGGACGGATAG
- a CDS encoding BMP family lipoprotein yields MTISTTKKMLGLTAAAGLVLGLSACGQAPEAGGESGGAEAVAGFKPCMVSDEGGFDDKSFNQLGYEGLTKAAEELEVEAGETESKSASDYASNLSGLVDAGCTFIVSVGFMLSEPTVNAAKANPDVQFAIIDDWADNDFDGETDAPNIKPLVFDTAQAAFLGGYAAAAVSETGTVGTFGGAKIPPVTIFMDGFQDGVDYFNKENGKDVKVIGWDVAKQDGQFTGEFAANDTAKQMAQGILDQGADVLLPVGGPIYQSAGEAIRDSGGTAKLVGVDADVYQTDPKVQDILFTSIMKSMDIAVYDAVMEAAQGKFSAEPFVGVLENDGVSLSGFNDFADKVPADLQKQLDEIKAGIIDGSIKVESPSSP; encoded by the coding sequence TTGACCATCTCAACAACTAAGAAGATGCTCGGCCTCACCGCCGCGGCGGGGCTCGTGCTCGGCCTCTCGGCGTGTGGCCAGGCACCCGAGGCTGGCGGCGAAAGCGGCGGCGCAGAGGCCGTTGCCGGCTTCAAGCCCTGCATGGTGTCGGACGAGGGCGGCTTCGACGACAAGTCGTTCAACCAGCTCGGCTACGAGGGCCTGACCAAGGCTGCCGAAGAGCTCGAGGTTGAGGCCGGCGAGACCGAGTCGAAGAGCGCGAGCGATTACGCATCGAACCTCAGCGGCCTCGTTGACGCAGGCTGCACCTTCATCGTCTCGGTGGGCTTCATGCTCTCGGAGCCGACGGTGAACGCGGCGAAGGCGAACCCCGACGTGCAGTTCGCGATCATCGACGACTGGGCTGACAACGACTTCGACGGCGAGACTGACGCGCCGAACATCAAGCCGCTCGTGTTCGACACGGCGCAGGCAGCCTTCCTCGGCGGCTACGCGGCGGCAGCCGTCTCGGAGACCGGCACCGTCGGCACCTTCGGCGGCGCGAAGATTCCGCCGGTCACCATCTTCATGGATGGCTTCCAGGACGGCGTCGACTACTTCAACAAGGAGAACGGCAAGGACGTCAAGGTCATCGGCTGGGACGTCGCGAAGCAGGACGGCCAGTTCACCGGCGAGTTCGCCGCGAACGACACCGCGAAGCAGATGGCACAGGGCATCCTCGACCAGGGCGCAGACGTGCTGCTCCCCGTCGGCGGCCCGATCTACCAGTCGGCTGGTGAGGCGATCCGCGACTCCGGCGGCACCGCGAAGCTCGTCGGCGTTGACGCCGACGTCTACCAGACCGACCCGAAGGTGCAGGACATCCTTTTCACCTCGATCATGAAGAGCATGGACATCGCTGTGTACGACGCAGTGATGGAGGCCGCTCAGGGCAAGTTCAGCGCTGAGCCGTTCGTTGGTGTACTCGAGAACGACGGCGTGAGCCTCTCCGGGTTCAACGACTTCGCCGACAAGGTCCCCGCAGACCTGCAGAAGCAGCTCGACGAGATCAAGGCCGGCATCATCGACGGCTCGATCAAGGTTGAGTCGCCCTCTTCGCCGTAA
- a CDS encoding ABC transporter ATP-binding protein, whose amino-acid sequence MTLELRGITKRFGSFTANDRISIEVRPGEIHALLGENGAGKSTLMNVLYGLYQPDEGEIVVDGAVQHFKGPGDAMAAGIGMVHQHFMLVPVFTVAENVMLGHESTKFAGALDLASARAHVREVADRFGFEVDPDAVVEDLPVGVQQRVEIIKALSRDAKVLVFDEPTAVLTPQETDELMQIMRQLRSEGTAIVFITHKLREVREVADRITVIRHGKVVAEASPESSTNELASLMVGRAVELTVQKDAPKVGDGGLRLTDVTIADSTGHIVVDRVNLEVRPGEILAIAGVQGNGQTELTESLVGLQQLTSGDITLNGTSLVGKPVKQIIDDGVGFVPEDRIEDGLVGTFSVAENLMLNRTSDPEFVKAGTVRRGVLTDFAEAKIAEYDIRTQGPDALAGSLSGGNQQKVVIARELSRPLNLLVASQPTRGVDVGSIEFIHTRIVEARDAGVPVVLVSTELDEVSALADRIAVMYKGTIIGIVPGNASRETLGLMMAGETPEGVAA is encoded by the coding sequence ATGACGCTCGAACTGCGCGGGATCACGAAGCGATTCGGATCATTCACCGCGAACGACCGCATCTCAATCGAGGTGCGACCCGGAGAAATTCACGCCCTGCTGGGTGAGAACGGCGCCGGCAAGTCCACACTGATGAACGTGCTCTACGGGCTGTACCAGCCTGACGAGGGAGAGATCGTCGTCGACGGCGCCGTGCAGCACTTCAAGGGGCCGGGCGACGCGATGGCCGCCGGCATCGGCATGGTGCATCAGCACTTCATGCTCGTCCCGGTGTTCACCGTCGCCGAGAACGTCATGCTCGGACACGAGAGCACGAAGTTCGCCGGCGCACTCGACCTTGCGAGCGCACGCGCCCACGTGCGCGAGGTTGCCGACCGCTTCGGGTTCGAGGTCGATCCCGACGCCGTCGTCGAAGACCTACCCGTCGGCGTGCAGCAGCGCGTCGAGATCATCAAGGCGCTGTCGCGCGATGCGAAGGTGCTCGTGTTCGACGAGCCGACTGCCGTGCTCACGCCGCAGGAAACCGATGAGCTCATGCAGATCATGCGCCAGCTGCGCAGCGAGGGCACGGCGATCGTGTTCATCACGCACAAGCTTCGCGAGGTCCGCGAGGTCGCCGACCGGATCACCGTCATCCGCCACGGCAAGGTCGTCGCCGAGGCCTCGCCCGAGTCCTCGACGAACGAGCTCGCCTCGCTGATGGTCGGCCGCGCCGTCGAGCTCACCGTCCAGAAGGACGCGCCGAAGGTTGGCGACGGCGGGCTGCGGCTCACGGACGTCACGATCGCCGACAGCACGGGCCACATCGTCGTTGACCGCGTGAACCTCGAGGTTCGCCCCGGCGAGATCCTCGCGATCGCGGGCGTGCAGGGCAACGGCCAGACCGAGCTCACCGAGTCGCTCGTCGGGCTGCAGCAGCTCACGTCGGGCGACATCACCCTCAACGGGACGTCGCTCGTTGGCAAGCCCGTGAAGCAGATTATCGACGACGGCGTCGGGTTCGTGCCGGAGGACCGGATCGAGGACGGCCTCGTCGGAACGTTCTCCGTCGCGGAGAACCTCATGCTGAACCGCACGAGCGACCCCGAGTTCGTGAAGGCCGGAACTGTCAGGCGCGGCGTCCTCACCGACTTCGCCGAGGCCAAGATCGCCGAATACGACATCCGCACGCAGGGCCCGGACGCCCTCGCAGGCAGCCTGTCGGGCGGTAACCAGCAGAAGGTGGTGATCGCCCGCGAGCTCAGCCGGCCGCTGAACCTGCTCGTCGCTTCGCAGCCGACGCGCGGCGTCGACGTCGGCTCGATCGAGTTCATCCACACCCGGATCGTTGAGGCGCGCGACGCCGGCGTCCCGGTCGTGCTCGTCTCAACCGAGCTCGACGAGGTCTCCGCACTCGCGGACCGCATCGCCGTGATGTACAAGGGAACGATCATCGGCATCGTTCCAGGCAACGCTTCGCGCGAAACCCTCGGCCTCATGATGGCCGGCGAAACCCCCGAAGGAGTCGCGGCGTGA
- a CDS encoding ABC transporter permease — MSAPTIDTNGQPAGSKPATAERPPQNKLITELLSSSVTTTVLAIVLSMLIGGLLIAFTDAKVIEAAGYFFQRPADTFVALWDAISGGYAALFRGSIFNYEAPSFLRAIKPLSDTLNFATPLIMAGLGVGLAFRVGLFNIGGRGQMLMGAAASGFVMFGVDLPFALHLPLVIIAGIAGGVIWGGLVGFLKARTGAHEVILTIMLNFVAFYFIAWLLSTPGLLMRPGGNQPISPVTPESAKFPLLFGAPLTTHWGFIVALLAAGFVWWLMERSSLGFRMRAVGENPHAARASGIKVERIIFYAMAIAGGLAGLAGANQIAGTITTGFGSHIDAGIGFDAITVALLGRSRAWGVVWAGLLFGALKAGSFTMQIAEKIPVDIVLVVQALIVLFIAAPPLVRTVFGLKRFDRVHALQQKGASA; from the coding sequence GTGAGCGCACCGACAATTGACACGAACGGGCAGCCCGCAGGGTCGAAGCCCGCGACGGCGGAACGCCCGCCGCAGAACAAACTCATCACGGAGCTGCTGTCGAGCTCAGTGACGACGACAGTGCTCGCGATCGTCCTGTCGATGCTCATCGGCGGCCTGCTCATCGCGTTCACCGATGCCAAGGTCATTGAGGCAGCGGGCTACTTCTTCCAGCGCCCAGCGGACACGTTCGTCGCGCTCTGGGATGCGATCTCCGGCGGCTACGCCGCGCTCTTCCGCGGCTCGATCTTCAACTACGAGGCGCCGAGCTTCCTCCGCGCGATCAAGCCGCTGTCCGACACGCTGAACTTCGCCACGCCGCTCATCATGGCCGGCCTCGGCGTCGGCCTCGCGTTCCGCGTCGGCCTGTTCAACATCGGTGGCCGCGGCCAGATGCTCATGGGCGCGGCGGCCTCCGGCTTCGTGATGTTCGGCGTCGACCTGCCGTTCGCGCTGCACCTGCCGCTCGTCATCATCGCGGGCATCGCTGGCGGCGTCATCTGGGGCGGCCTCGTCGGCTTCCTCAAGGCACGCACCGGCGCGCACGAGGTGATCCTCACCATCATGCTGAACTTCGTCGCGTTCTACTTCATCGCGTGGCTGCTGTCGACCCCTGGGCTGCTCATGCGCCCGGGCGGCAACCAGCCGATCTCGCCGGTCACCCCGGAGAGCGCGAAGTTCCCGCTGCTGTTCGGCGCGCCGCTGACGACGCACTGGGGCTTCATCGTCGCGCTGCTCGCGGCCGGCTTCGTCTGGTGGCTGATGGAGCGCTCGTCGCTCGGCTTCCGCATGCGCGCCGTCGGCGAGAACCCGCACGCGGCCCGCGCCTCGGGCATCAAGGTCGAGCGGATCATCTTCTACGCGATGGCGATCGCGGGCGGTCTCGCCGGTCTCGCCGGCGCGAACCAGATCGCCGGCACGATCACGACGGGCTTCGGCAGCCACATCGACGCGGGCATCGGCTTCGACGCGATCACCGTCGCGCTGCTCGGGCGTTCACGCGCGTGGGGCGTCGTCTGGGCTGGCCTGCTGTTCGGCGCGCTCAAGGCCGGCAGCTTCACGATGCAGATCGCTGAGAAGATCCCCGTCGACATCGTGCTCGTCGTGCAGGCGCTCATCGTGCTGTTCATCGCGGCACCGCCGCTCGTGCGCACCGTCTTCGGGCTCAAGCGCTTTGACCGAGTGCACGCACTCCAGCAGAAGGGGGCATCGGCATGA